Proteins from a genomic interval of Clostridium sp. M62/1:
- a CDS encoding ABC transporter ATP-binding protein, with amino-acid sequence MYGTLKKIFAFAGSKKGLLKKSLLFAFLSGLFSAMQFAALFVVIGALVSDNRDGSIVWISLGIMAVSLIGRIITTYFSTMEQTETGYCMVAEKRIHIGDRLRYIPMGYFNKNSIGNITAIVTTTLGDVENSAARVLVSVLGGFFNSVALVIVLLIFDWRIGLVAAVGVLLYLAAAELALRKSAALSSVRQHTQESLVESVLEYIQGMGIVKAFGLERDSTQSIGNAIQASCRDNLKLTKASVPYDAIKQVVVRVFSVLLLLASVWFWLDGSLPLAYGLILVIASFMVFNDLENAGNMASLLQMLVASMDTANSIDDTPIMDEKGTDITPKSSEIVFDKVDFSYADRKILDQVSFTIPEKTTTAIVGPSGAGKTTMCNLIARFWDVNAGKITIGGTDVRDFKLDSLMKNISMVFQSVYLFADTIENNIKFGCPDATHEQVVEAAKKACCHDFISALPEGYDTVIGEGGGTLSGGEKQRISIARAMLKNAPVIILDEATSSVDPENEDELQRAIEALTHDKTIIMIAHRLKTVRNADQILVLDNAHIVQRGTHAELIRQKGLYADFVLARQEAIGWKLAQ; translated from the coding sequence ATGTATGGAACATTGAAAAAAATCTTTGCTTTTGCAGGAAGCAAAAAGGGGCTTTTGAAAAAATCCCTGTTGTTTGCATTTCTGTCCGGGCTGTTTTCAGCCATGCAGTTTGCCGCCCTCTTTGTAGTGATTGGTGCGCTGGTATCTGACAACCGGGACGGAAGTATTGTCTGGATCTCGTTGGGAATTATGGCGGTATCCCTCATCGGGCGTATCATCACGACCTATTTTTCCACGATGGAGCAGACGGAAACCGGCTATTGCATGGTGGCGGAAAAGCGTATCCACATCGGAGATCGGTTGCGCTACATCCCGATGGGCTACTTCAACAAGAATAGTATCGGGAATATTACCGCCATTGTCACAACAACTTTAGGTGATGTAGAGAACTCAGCAGCCCGTGTCCTGGTGTCAGTGCTGGGCGGTTTTTTCAACTCGGTGGCTCTTGTCATTGTCCTGCTGATATTCGACTGGCGGATTGGGCTTGTGGCTGCTGTCGGTGTCCTGCTTTATCTTGCGGCGGCAGAACTGGCCCTCCGCAAGTCTGCGGCCCTAAGCTCGGTACGCCAGCACACGCAGGAGTCCCTTGTGGAGTCCGTGTTGGAGTACATTCAGGGCATGGGGATTGTCAAAGCATTTGGCCTTGAACGGGACAGCACACAATCCATTGGAAACGCTATACAGGCAAGCTGCCGGGATAACCTGAAACTGACAAAAGCCAGCGTTCCCTATGACGCTATCAAGCAAGTGGTTGTCCGGGTGTTCAGCGTCCTGCTGTTGCTGGCCTCGGTCTGGTTCTGGCTGGATGGCTCTCTGCCGCTGGCCTACGGCCTGATTTTGGTAATCGCTTCTTTCATGGTGTTCAACGATTTGGAAAACGCCGGGAACATGGCTTCTCTGCTTCAAATGCTGGTGGCCTCGATGGATACGGCAAACTCCATTGATGACACGCCGATAATGGACGAGAAAGGCACTGACATTACGCCGAAGTCCAGCGAGATCGTGTTTGACAAGGTGGATTTTTCCTACGCAGACCGCAAGATATTGGATCAGGTTAGCTTTACCATTCCCGAAAAAACGACTACGGCCATTGTCGGCCCTTCCGGGGCGGGTAAGACAACGATGTGCAACCTGATTGCCCGCTTTTGGGATGTGAACGCCGGGAAGATTACCATAGGCGGTACGGATGTGCGGGATTTCAAACTGGACAGCCTGATGAAGAATATCTCGATGGTGTTTCAGAGCGTGTACCTCTTTGCAGATACGATTGAGAACAATATCAAGTTTGGCTGCCCGGACGCCACCCATGAGCAGGTGGTTGAGGCGGCGAAAAAGGCTTGCTGCCATGACTTTATTTCCGCTCTGCCGGAGGGTTATGATACTGTGATTGGCGAGGGCGGCGGCACTTTGTCCGGCGGTGAGAAACAGCGTATTTCCATCGCCCGCGCCATGCTGAAAAATGCGCCCGTCATCATTTTGGACGAGGCAACAAGCAGCGTTGACCCGGAGAATGAGGATGAATTGCAGCGGGCTATTGAGGCGTTGACCCATGACAAGACCATCATTATGATTGCCCACCGGCTGAAAACCGTTCGGAACGCCGACCAAATCCTTGTGTTAGACAATGCCCATATCGTCCAGCGCGGCACTCATGCAGAGCTGATCCGGCAGAAGGGCCTATATGCCGACTTTGTATTGGCCAGACAGGAGGCCATAGGCTGGAAACTGGCTCAGTAA
- a CDS encoding metal-dependent transcriptional regulator gives MKLHASGEDYLETILVLQKKLGMVRSVDVARHMEVSKPSVCHAVATLRDGGFLTMDEDHFLHLTDVGREVAEKIYERHCFFTEQLIAAGVDPKTAEADACRIEHVISQESFQKLKDALED, from the coding sequence ATGAAACTTCATGCGTCCGGGGAGGACTACCTGGAAACCATCCTTGTTCTCCAAAAGAAACTCGGTATGGTACGCTCCGTAGATGTGGCCCGGCACATGGAGGTGTCAAAGCCCAGCGTGTGCCATGCGGTGGCTACCTTGCGGGACGGCGGCTTTCTCACAATGGACGAAGATCACTTTCTCCATCTGACCGATGTGGGCCGCGAGGTTGCCGAAAAAATCTATGAGCGCCATTGCTTCTTTACCGAGCAGCTTATCGCCGCAGGCGTTGACCCAAAAACTGCGGAGGCCGATGCCTGCCGGATTGAACACGTTATTAGCCAGGAATCCTTTCAAAAACTGAAAGATGCTTTAGAGGACTAA
- a CDS encoding winged helix-turn-helix domain-containing protein, whose protein sequence is MDLRNSGRQIGEKLFTLLSPNQKKELAQFVRDYEAGNIPADVPYLTLLRGQYFIPPQADQSLTEIREGDLYFCLEQRLVTVRSQVIPLTVKEFEIFALLILNPKRVFTYEMLLDLVWHEDYSYYSRKAINNHISNLRKKLRVAPDLPDYVKSVYGVGYKFEI, encoded by the coding sequence TTGGATTTAAGAAATTCTGGCAGACAGATAGGCGAAAAACTGTTTACCCTGCTTTCTCCCAACCAAAAGAAGGAGCTGGCTCAGTTTGTTCGTGACTATGAGGCTGGCAATATTCCGGCTGATGTCCCATACTTAACACTTCTTCGAGGCCAGTATTTTATCCCTCCGCAGGCAGATCAGTCATTGACGGAAATCCGGGAAGGTGATTTGTATTTCTGCTTGGAGCAGCGCCTTGTTACCGTGCGGAGCCAGGTAATTCCGCTGACGGTCAAGGAATTTGAAATCTTCGCTTTGCTCATACTGAACCCAAAGCGGGTGTTCACTTATGAAATGCTCCTGGATCTGGTATGGCATGAGGATTATTCCTACTATTCCCGGAAAGCAATCAACAACCACATAAGCAACCTGCGAAAGAAACTCCGGGTTGCCCCCGACTTGCCGGATTATGTAAAAAGCGTCTATGGTGTAGGCTACAAATTTGAAATATAG
- a CDS encoding RNA polymerase sigma factor, protein MKEINLREFYPEIYKTDLFISLPDEVVDVLVEYQRKEVAYRRRTYRHKAFFSLDYGDDIEREAVLFTPTLQEIVERHLEEERLYQAISSLPEKQRQRVYAHYILGITLMDIAKMEGVSLHAVHESIRRGLRRLEKILEENF, encoded by the coding sequence ATGAAAGAAATCAATCTGCGGGAATTTTACCCGGAAATATATAAAACGGATCTGTTTATCAGCCTGCCCGATGAGGTTGTGGATGTGCTGGTAGAATATCAGCGGAAAGAAGTGGCATATCGCCGCCGTACATACCGGCATAAGGCATTCTTTTCTCTTGATTATGGGGATGATATTGAACGCGAAGCTGTTCTTTTTACCCCAACGCTGCAGGAGATCGTAGAAAGGCACCTGGAGGAAGAACGGCTGTACCAGGCGATTTCTTCATTGCCAGAGAAACAACGCCAGCGTGTGTACGCTCACTATATTCTCGGCATTACCCTGATGGATATTGCCAAGATGGAAGGTGTTTCTCTCCATGCTGTCCATGAAAGTATTCGGCGCGGACTTCGGCGTCTGGAAAAAATTTTAGAAGAAAATTTCTAA
- a CDS encoding helix-turn-helix domain-containing protein: protein MDQAAKCTQRDTPKSRTYTVEDVAAMLNIGRTSAYNLVKEGHFKTVRVGNAIRISKKSFDEWLDALVL, encoded by the coding sequence ATGGATCAGGCTGCAAAATGTACGCAAAGAGATACCCCAAAGTCAAGGACCTACACAGTTGAAGATGTGGCCGCTATGCTGAATATCGGCCGTACTTCTGCTTATAACCTTGTAAAAGAGGGGCATTTCAAGACCGTTCGAGTTGGTAATGCCATACGAATTTCCAAAAAATCATTTGACGAATGGTTAGATGCTTTAGTCCTCTAA
- a CDS encoding site-specific integrase yields MASIIKRKKAYSVVYNYTDENGNTKQKWETWHTHKEALKRKAEIENQQNNGTFLPPNNQKLSDFLYDFVSTYGAKKWGVSMYDSQTALIANYINPIIGDLEVQAINPRVVDKYIQTLQKTPSVSRKNRKARTEFVTNQTIEKIIKLLRCAFKQAVRWELVGKNPFENTVLPKTEYKKRDIWNADTIRIALDQCTDNKLYIAMNLAFACSLRMGEILGLRWKNVFIEDEHIMADNAYIYIDAELTRASKQAIEMLGEKDIYYIFTPLMPNTSTRLILKKPKTDSSIRKVWLPKTLAYILREWRKAQEELKSFLGDEYQDFDLVVALPNGRPCENRIIEKEFSILKEKAGLPNVVFHSLRHSSTTYKLKLNHGDLKATQGDTGHAEIDMITKVYAHILDEDRKVNAQKFENAFYAINRDLKNVQPPQEQPAAPTLDLSALIEQLQKSPELAQTLAALIGQQNQGLKAN; encoded by the coding sequence ATGGCATCCATCATCAAACGTAAAAAAGCATATTCTGTTGTTTATAATTATACTGACGAAAACGGAAATACCAAGCAGAAATGGGAAACATGGCATACCCATAAAGAAGCCCTGAAACGGAAAGCGGAGATTGAAAACCAGCAAAACAACGGTACGTTTCTTCCTCCGAACAATCAGAAGTTATCTGATTTTCTCTATGATTTTGTTTCCACTTATGGGGCAAAGAAATGGGGCGTTTCCATGTATGACAGCCAGACGGCCCTGATTGCCAACTATATCAATCCGATTATCGGCGATTTGGAAGTGCAGGCAATCAATCCCCGTGTCGTGGATAAGTACATTCAGACCCTTCAAAAGACGCCTTCTGTTTCCAGGAAGAACCGCAAAGCGCGAACGGAGTTTGTCACGAACCAAACGATTGAAAAAATTATTAAATTGCTTCGATGCGCTTTTAAACAAGCTGTTCGCTGGGAATTGGTCGGTAAAAATCCTTTTGAAAACACCGTGCTTCCTAAGACGGAGTACAAGAAGCGGGATATTTGGAACGCAGATACGATTCGGATTGCATTGGACCAATGCACTGATAATAAGCTGTATATCGCTATGAATCTCGCGTTTGCCTGCTCTCTGCGTATGGGAGAAATCCTTGGTCTGCGGTGGAAGAATGTTTTCATTGAGGACGAACACATCATGGCTGACAATGCCTATATCTACATTGACGCAGAGTTGACACGGGCCTCAAAACAGGCGATTGAAATGCTTGGTGAAAAAGATATTTATTACATTTTCACCCCGCTCATGCCTAATACCAGCACTCGGCTGATCCTGAAAAAGCCGAAAACGGATTCCAGTATACGCAAGGTCTGGCTTCCTAAAACCCTGGCCTATATCCTTCGTGAGTGGAGAAAAGCGCAGGAGGAATTGAAATCATTTCTCGGTGATGAATACCAGGACTTTGATTTGGTAGTTGCTCTGCCTAACGGCAGGCCGTGTGAAAATCGGATCATCGAGAAAGAGTTTTCAATCCTGAAAGAGAAGGCTGGGCTGCCTAACGTGGTATTTCACTCTCTCAGACATTCCAGCACTACTTACAAGCTGAAGCTCAACCACGGGGACCTGAAGGCCACACAGGGCGATACAGGCCATGCAGAGATTGATATGATTACGAAGGTATATGCACATATCCTGGACGAAGATCGCAAGGTGAACGCTCAGAAGTTTGAGAACGCTTTCTATGCGATCAACAGGGATCTGAAAAATGTGCAGCCTCCGCAGGAACAGCCAGCGGCACCAACCTTAGACCTCTCCGCACTGATTGAACAGCTTCAAAAATCTCCGGAGCTGGCACAAACACTGGCGG